The following proteins are encoded in a genomic region of Ictalurus furcatus strain D&B chromosome 6, Billie_1.0, whole genome shotgun sequence:
- the ifngr2 gene encoding interferon gamma receptor 2 codes for MDWRIVFLVCEVFFIRHCACSSKLSPPRRVNVRSSVLTWDPPVDHTGITYAVQYNTTLSDWSDVYNSTQRMFNFTAAAEDFYGKRFRVRSERGNQTSDWEMSKLVQCAHLHTCAPIIELKVETDKVHLLMKHRDQSVKEENGRHISFKPLYWKRNGTKNKQVFNSDHLVFKDLESGEEYCFQVEYLLYEKPHGKPSREICTVIPETSKQRNWRVIMFGVLTLIGLAIVGSFLYFFYTHHKRIKALLQPPLDIPEHFEEFLFSDFPQYPARHPVAESYNFVSLVEEIAEDQDRRDLENDEGNASST; via the exons ATGGACTGGAGAATCGTTTTTCTTGTGTGTGAAGTGTTCTTCATAAGACACTGTG CATGTTCGAGCAAATTATCACCACCGCGCCGTGTTAATGTCCGGTCATCAGTGTTAACATGGGATCCTCCAGTAGACCACACCGGCATCACATATGCTGTTCAGTACAACAC GACATTGAGTGACTGGTCTGACGTGTACAACAGCACTCAGAGGATGTTCAACTTCACAGCAGCTGCTGAGGATTTCTATGGAAAGAGATTTCGTGTGAGATCAGAGAGAGGGAACCAAACGTCAGACTGGGAGATGTCAAAGCTAGTCCAATGTGCACACC TTCACACATGTGCTCCTATAATAGAGCTGAAGgtggagacagacaaggtgcaCCTGTTGATGAAACACAGAGACCAGAGTGTGAAGGAGGAGAACGGTCGACACATCAGCTTCAAACCACTGTACTGGAAAAGAAACGGcactaaaaacaaacag GTTTTCAATTCCGACCACCTCGTCTTTAAAGACCTTGAATCGGGAGAGGAATACTGCTTCCAGGTCGAGTATCTGCTTTACGAAAAGCCCCATGGAAAGCCCAGCCGTGAAATATGTACAGTGATCCCTGAAACAT CCAAACAGCGAAACTGGCGTGTTATCATGTTCGGTGTGCTAACTTTAATAGGATTGGCCATCGTGGGAAgtttcctgtattttttttacacacatcacaaaaggattaaagcactGCTCCAGCCCCCTCTGGACATCCCTGAACACTTTGAAGAG TTTCTTTTCAGTGACTTCCCTCAGTACCCAGCTCGTCATCCTGTGGCGGAGTCGTATAACTTTGTAAGTTTGGTGGAGGAGATTGCAGAAGACCAGGACAGACGTGACTTGGAAAATGACGAGGGAAATGCGAGCTCCACATAG